One window of the Chiroxiphia lanceolata isolate bChiLan1 chromosome 30, bChiLan1.pri, whole genome shotgun sequence genome contains the following:
- the IL23A gene encoding interleukin-23 subunit alpha, whose translation MAPLRRLCLCLCLPLLLPPPAAPAPAPASRADWAACKILSRDLSRLLATVKEPHPEEMQLSEEDPQNWPPRILCSDACDPPTLDTNNTRCLHRILQALQHYRDLLGSDIFREQPQPQLETTMDQLLGLVQQEHGHPPRHPMDPSNNWSHGLLRHLALNRLRSFAAVMSRVFTHSASAR comes from the exons ATGGCTCCGCTGCGCCGCCTCTGCCTCTGTCTCTGCctcccgctgctgctgccgccgcccgcggctccggccccggccccggcgtCCCGCGCCGACTGGGCCGCCTGTAAGATCCTCTCCCGGGACCTGTCGCGGCTGCTGGCGACCGTCAAAGAACCGCACCCG gaggaGATGCAGCTGAGCGAGGAGGACCCCCAGAACTGGCCCCCCCGGATCCTCTGCAGTGACGCCTGTGACCCCCCCACACTGGACACCAACAACACG CGCTGCCTGCACCGGATCCTGCAGGCGCTCCAGCACTACCGGGACCTGCTGGGCTCTGACATCTtcagggagcagccccagccccagctggagacCACGATGGACCAGCTGCTGGGCCTCGTCCAG CAGGAGCACGGCCACCCCCCCCGGCACCCCATGGACCCCAGTAACAACTGGTCTCACGGGCTGCTCCGGCACCTGGCCCTGAACAGGCTCCGCTCCTTCGCCGCCGTCATGAGCCGCGTCTTCACCCACAGCGCCAGCGCCCGCTGA